A genomic window from Lotus japonicus ecotype B-129 chromosome 1, LjGifu_v1.2 includes:
- the LOC130734513 gene encoding uncharacterized protein LOC130734513 → MMRIAASAKRIIGTASSSLEAPHPAIRVLPRLYHERVVDHYDNPRNVGSFDKNDPNVGTGLVGAPACGDVMKLQIKVDEKTGKIVDACFKTFGCGSAIASSSVATEWVKGKQMEEVLSIKNTEIAKHLSLPPVKLHCSMLAEDAIKAAVKDLEAKRGPATGEKAATA, encoded by the exons ATGATGAGAATTGCAGCATCCGCGAAGAGAATCATCGGAACGGCGTCGTCGTCGTTGGAGGCGCCACACCCGGCGATTAGGGTTCTGCCGCGGCTCTACCACGAGAGGGTGGTGGACCACTACGACAACCCCCGGAATGTTGGATCCTTTGACAAGAACGACCCCAACGTTGGCACCGGTCTGGTCGGAGCACCCGCTTGTGGCGATGTCATGAAGCTTCAGATTAAGGTTGATGAGAAGACAGGGAAGATCGTCGATGCTTGCTTCAAGACCTTCGGTTGTGGATCCGCCATCGCTTCTTCCTCCGTCG CTACTGAATGGGTGAAGGGAAAGCAAATGGAGGAAGTTCTGTCCATTAAAAACAC TGAGATTGCAAAGCATCTGTCACTCCCACCAGTGAAGCTTCACTGCAGCATGCTTGCTGAGGACGCTATAAAAGCAGCTGTTAAGGATTTAGAAGCTAAGCGTGGCCCAGCAACTGGAGAGAAAGCTGCCACTGCATGA